The genomic DNA AGCTTGACGTGCCAGTGGATTCGGATGGGACACATGTGATGCGTGCACTGCAGCAGCGGCGAGTTGTCCTTCTTCGGGGTGTTGATCCCCGGCGAGTTTAGCTGATTGGAGTTACTCCTGcacgaattaattaattaattaattaagtgatGAAGTTTGCGGGAATTACGGTATGCGTACTTGATGCATGTCTTGGTCTCGCAGCCGCAGGCGCAGGAGGAACAGGGGATGATGGTGTCGTTGTAGAAGGATGAGAAGGAGACGCAGCAGCTGGGATGCTTGGAGGCCAGGAACTGCGAGTAGGTGCATGTCACGTTCCAGGTCACTGCAAACTCACCCGATCGGGAATGTCAGCgggaattttaaatattaatcttCGATTTCGAGAACGGCAAATTAACTTACTGAGAGCTTGAGTCTTGCGCCGGTGGTCGGGCGTGAAGAAGGTGGTGGGGGGAACGATCTTGGCAGGGCCGCAAGTGTAGCCGGGGCCGGGTCCCAGCAACGTGAAGTTCTGCGGCAGCTTCACCGTCTTGTTGGACGTGCCGGAGAGCCCGACGCTGACCTGGAAGGACGACACGGCGGCGGCCGGGTCTTGGCCGTAGGACGCCACCACGCCGCCCTTGCAGCAGTTGGCGATCTGCTGGTTGTAAGGAACGCCGGGGAGCATGTCGAGTATTGTGGGCGTCTTCTTGCAGCAGTGCGGCGAGCCGCCTTTGAACTTGGAGCAGTCGCCTTGCTCTGTCGCCTGAGCGCCCACCATCGACCAAATCACCTCCTTCTTCGCCCACGTCCAACCCAACGTCCACCCGGGGCTCATGATGTGCCGGTACATCTGGAAGTTGTTCATCGTCACCACTGCCACGTACCCATCAGCTGTCCACGAGATCACATCCCATTTGATGGTTATGTTTCCAGTCGGGTCCAACGGATCATATGCCTCTGCAGCGCAGTTTCAAAcaatgatcgatcgatcgatcaccaTGATCGACTTTCATTAATTTGTCTAaagatttacaaaaaaaaaaaaaggaataaacCTGCAACAGAGAACATCAGCACAATAACAAGCAGGGAAAGAAGATAATTTGATGTCCTCAGCGAACATCTCCAGCGCATCTGTTCATCCTTCGCGTTCATCGCCATTAGATCGCCACCTCCTGCTGCTGTTAAATTTCTGTTGTCGAGTGAGTGAGGAGAGGTGCTCGATCGTGTGTGTTTATGAAGAAGAAGATTACTGATGACTCGCCAACTTCTTCGTCGGCGAGATGATTAATTAGCACAAAAATAGTTCCTCTGTTCTGAAGCAATGTGTTTGGTGAGGGAGGGAAGGAAAGGGACGATGGAGATTTGAAGAATACCTCCCAACGGTTACTGGTAAACAAATCACTTCGATGGATTTTAAccataatttttatatataagaAGAGAATAGATTGAATCTGGAAGAGTTGGGATGTGTTTTCAGCAAGTAGAGAGTCTCCATCAATGGATTACTTACAACTTAGTTCTTAGACAATGATTAAGATGCCATATTTCTAGCCAGGCTTTCATCATCAATAATGATAAAGACATTATTAAGCAAATGAGTTTCCGTTGGAATGTGTAATCGTTAAACTGATTTGATGGCTCGATCTAGTGGCCTAATCAAGGCCCAATCTAGCGAGCTAATCATTACCAAATACATGCACATGAAAATACGACcaccaagataaataaaaaactatttATAAAATTCACTGAAGTGAAAAACCACCATCAGTGAGGAATGTAAGATACACAAACACACACATATTTATTAGCAAAGAGAATAATGAGATAAAAGAAGTGAAGTGAGATTTGTAACTACATTCTTCCATTAAAACTACAACTTAGGATCTGGCGCTGAGATTCCGGTAGTGGTTTCAGCTCATCATCAAGTAGGCACAAACACTGACAGAAGAAAAATGTTTTTAACTGAAATATCCCGGCCAGAACTAGTTCAAAGGTAACAAGCAACATTACATGATTCTGGAGTTCAAATTTGTGAAGAAAAATAAACATATTCAATAACACAATCTCCAGCATCACATTTGACTTCCTTATTCCCTTTGCATCATGACTACTACCAAGTTGGTCTCATGAATAAGTAGGACTTGGAGTTGCAAACTCCCATGGCATAACTCTCAAGCTCAAACAAGTCGGAGCTGGAATCGCTTCCTCCACCATCATCCTCCTCAACCCCCCCACGCCactcgccttccttcactatcaAAGATTCGCCCGGCAGAGCAGCTCTCGCATTCGCCATGCATCTCTTCTCGTCAGAGTATCCGTCGGTGGACTTAGTCGAAGAATGGCTTTGCTGCTTCTCTTTGCATCCTTCTTTGCTGCTTCTCTTTGCTTGCTTTTCCAGGTACTCCGAAGCCTTCTTCTTCGAAATCACTTGGTTGAAGAATGATCGAATCAAGCTAGCCAACTTAGCACCGGAACACGGTTGTCTTTCTCCTTTGTCTTTGGACTGGCAATCTGCCTTTGCTAGGCGTTGGAAGAACTCCGTGGTTTCTCCTCCGGGTGTATCCACGCTCCTCCTTTCCACCACCGATCTTTGAATACCGATCAGATTGGCTTCGTGGACCTCGCCGGAGTAGTATAACGCAGCTTCAAAGACATCGAGCTCGCCGGAGCTATTTCGGCGACGAGACTTGGACATccccgacgacgacgacgacggtcGTAGATGATCTCCGCTGTACGTTTATATACGATCCACGCACAGTGTGATGAATATTTTTACTCCGGAGAAAGCCCGTGGATCAAGTTGCGTTGGCGATCACAAGACTTAAAGAGTTGGGAAGTGTAACGTGGAGTTTTGGGATGAAGCAGGAGGGATTCAGTTCGTGTGGCCTCAGTGCTCCAGCGTGGCCCGGCGAGGAACGCAGAGATCTTCACCTTAACACCAGTCGTTTTCAAGCTCGGTTGATATTTAATCCTGCATGCGCTGCTTCTCTCGATACTGAATAATCAATACATTAATTTGGAAAAGTGAACACGATTTCTTGTAGGAAATCTTCATTCTCGATCGCCAAAAAATGGAAAGCTTTATGAAATCCAAAGAAAAGCTGCTGAGACTGAGAATAAAAGTTATGCTTTTTCGATTCAACTACCAAGACAAGATGTCCATAACGATGATAAAGGCCCATGTGAGTGAATACCCGGGGTGATGACTACAGTTTTGAAAATTTGTCTAGTGATGCTTCTCGAACAGAGACTCATGGCAATGTGGATCTAACCAACCTCGGGGAGAACTCTTCGGCATGCTGCCGCTGCTTACCTTACTGCCCACGAGCTGTTGAAGTGACTCTATCTTGTTCTCGCGCCCAGTTCCTGAATGCCTACGGTCTGCTTCCCTCAGTTTGTGTTTAAAGCGCTGCTTACGGCTGGCTGGATTTGAGTCTTGTTGCTTAGCTTGAGGAGGAGCGCCATGAGGTCCCAAGTAGATTTTCTCAGCTTCTTTGGTTGTCTGTTTGAAGCATATTATTGATGGAATTTGAGCTACATGCTACTATTAGAAAACTGATGAACTAGTTAAGTGATACAATAAACATTTGTGCACTGACCGTCACAGGAGGTATAGGATCAGTTACTGCAGGCACATTTGCATTAGCAAAATCTGGATCCTCAATTGTCAAGCTTGGGATAACAAATCCATCAGTATCTGCCACATGAATACGGCATAAATGCAATTAAAGTAGCttgaaatatgagaatgatgCATAAGAACTAAGTTCCTTTCTTCTGGCATCTAGTGGTCTGCGAATCAGATTAATTCATTCTTTTGTACAAAATCAATACAAAATTGTATCCTAAAGTCAACACTAGACATAGAATATGCTTTACTAAGTGAAATTTGTGATGGAAACTTTGCTGAACAATTCATAGGAGAACAGAAATAAAGGATTCCAAACACACGCATTACCCAAGAAAAAATAGATGAGCTAGAAATTGTTTGGGGTTTTCACTAGCATGCAATGTGAGAAAAAATAATAGTGGAAGCAGTGTTCCGGAAGGAGCCTTTGCTGTAAATGTCAAATGACAGTAGATTATAAATGATGACTTGAAAGTCAATGTCAGTAATACTGCTTCAAAAATACTGGGTTTTTATCAAGCATGGCAATGAAGATTACACTCAACTGGAGTTGCACTACTAATTTCATAATAGTATTTGTTTCCATGCATTATCAAGAGAAAAGcttcttaattaaaaaaaaaacaaattgaaGGCAAATCTTTGGTGGCTAAGTTACCTCCTTCCTCTAATTTAAGACTTGGAAGGGAAGAGCATTGTTTGCCAGCAAAGAATCCTGAATTGAATTCAGTTATCTATTATCAAAAACAAAAATAATTCTAAGAGTGTTCAATAACTCAATCTAGAAATGTTAGGATGTACATTTGCCAATTACTTCCATTGCATCTTGCTCATCAATGTTTCTTATGTACTTAAACGGGTTCGTTTGTACAACATTTTGTCATCTTTATTGTGCTGCACTCTAAAATATATCTGAAACCCCCACTGTTGCCTAGTATTCTAAACAATCAAATTACTACTAAGCTTCTTAAGAATTTGTTTGTTAGGAATTTGAACTACAACTAAAATTACCTCATATAAAAAATCAAGCATCGTCAATCTCAcaggctttatatatatatatagcaaacCTATCTCACTTGAGAGATTCTGTTCAAGGCATTGTGCAGTTTAAAAGAAAGACTAATATTATCCACACTGAGAAAATAAACATGGCCATTGAATCTTAATGACGATAAGATAAAAAGTCTTGTTGAAATTATCCACCAATCAGGAATACCAATTTGACTTAAGATAATCATCGCCAGCAAATTCAAATTCTTTGTTTTCTAAGGTTGTTATCTGAATACAATAAAGGCTAAGGCATACTCATGCCTAAGAAATTAGATCTCCGAAAATTTTTCTGTAATCCAGCCTCGCCCTTTTTTTTTAGAACATTTTTCTGGGGGAACTTCAAGAAGAAGCATATGTTAGGAGATGAAGATGGTCTCTAAATCATTATCCGTCTTCTTATTCCTCCACCCATGGAATTCGAGTTGAAGAAATATCTAACTTAACTAAACTCATCAACCATCAAGATGCAGGATCACACAGTATATAGACCTTATTTCCCCCAACATATTTTAAAGTTCACTTCTCCCTGTCCAATAATCCAAGGAAATGCAAGTCTCAAATTCCCTGGCCTCGTTCATGTACTGTTAATTTAAAGCGAAACCAATAAATGAGACTTAAAAGTTTACACAACGCAATCTCCGAATTCTTCAAGGATACAGAAAGTGCACGAACAACAATCAAATACAAGGAGGTATCATGGAACGCTCTCTGTCATGTGAATTAAATTGGTACCATCTACTCAtacaaataaaatttatataccaAAATTATTACGATTTCCAGGGAATAATCAATCCTAGAGAACTCTAAAAGTAAGAAATCTATCATCAAAATCAAATCTTTAGCAAATAAAAAAAGAGCTAGATCCTACCCCACTCATCTTCTTCGACCTCTGCGGCAGAACGATTCAAAGGGGGATCCATGGGTCGCAAACGAACATCGATCTCCGCGGCCGAAAGGGCGCAAAAGCCCGCACCTTTCCAACAAAAGGTCAGTACGCGATGAcagaagatgaagacgaagccgaaggcaacaaaaaaaaaaaaaaataccaaaagcCAAAGAAATACAAAACCTTAAACGAAGATGCTCTCAAGGGTTGTGGCCACGGCCCGACAAGCATAACTCCATCTGGTAgttataagaaagaaagaaagaagttcGGAACTTGTCGGGTTATTGGATTCGGATCCACATCCGCCCGATAAAAAAAAACACGCAGATAAAACGTGTTCGCTTCTTGGCGAACACGGATCCAATTTCTTAAACTGgattttataaaatataattccTACTATTTTGCCCATTTTTTCTAATGTGTATTATTAACGATCTTTAATAATCGCACAACAAATTCTTTTCATACTGCCAACTTTACTACTTGTTTGCTTAGAGAATAAGTGAAAGCCGACAACTGAAATCGCATATATCATATTATCCTAAATATTCTTCTttttatgatatatatatatatatatatatatatatgcgtcacaaaattaataaaaaaaataatagcttGATTATTAGAGAAATCACAAGTTACTACCACAAATAAAAAGAGGTTTGGTGatcatatatataataaaaatttaatttctaatgcaTCTTTTTTTAAAAGCTGTGACTAGAGTTTATTTGATAAAAAACATTAAGAGGatcaattattttcaaatatttatcCTTGTTACTATTTATTTAGAAAGAtgttaataaaatataaaaatatgttttcctatttatatattCAAAAACCCCCACCTAAATCATCGGAGCGAATGAATGAGATGTGAATTAGTTGATCTATTTAGAAGTGTTAAGTGGGCCGATCAATTTAGTAAAAATAGGCAAGATAATAAATTTAAGCCTAAggaaattagttaaaatagagCAAATTAGAAGAGCTAAGCGAGTTAAATGAAACtttaaaatcttaaattctaaaactttaaaaattttaatcctAAAATCTTGAACAtaacaaattataaaaatatgcGGATTGAGTCCAAATTGTGCTTAGATCCTCTTTAGGTAGTTATTCCTCTGGCTCATGAGTCCCCATTTGCATCTGATGCCGATGGCTTAGAGCATCTGGAACCCATACACTTGCCAAGTCTCCCCTTTTCTTCCTCTTACAGCCGGCTGAGATACTTTAATTTAGCTTAAAATGCATGTGAATTGGTAACTACCTAATCAATTTAGTAGTGAGTTATAAGTTAATttcataatttatcttttttCATATAATCTAGAAGCAAGATATGATGGACATCTAGAGTgaacataattattttttactatattAGTAACTAGTGTAATGAACACAGTTTGCAGGGGCAAACGTTTTATAAATatcaaatttgatttaaattgttTCTAGTTGTGAGATTTAAAAACTAAGATTGATTTGATAATGTTATGTAAAGAGAGCCTCTCAACCTCTAATGCGGAAAAagaggaaaagagaaagagatcGTGCGAAACAACGAGACAAATATGCACAAGGAAGAGTAAACacgagaaggaagaggaggaagaaggagaattaGCGTGATTCGATGGTATACCTACTCCAAAAAACAaccaaaattttattagaattttctcTACACAAGataatcatattaaataattctcataatataatagaaaaacaatGGTCATATATGGACAAGAAGGGTTTAGGATACAAATCTAAGTCCAAGGACAAGATGTCCTCACATCATAGAGTTccaaagtcaactctagggatagcctcccttgtaatcttgacttgacttctagacctAAGGTtaattccatagctatatggaactaaacctaggtctagaagtcaagtcaagattataagggaggttatccctagagttgactttgagAAAATTAGTATAACTAAAGCTTCTAATAAGCATAAAAAAAGTCATTAGGAAGCTAAGGTATCAAAGGAAGTTATCTCTAATGAACACCAAGAACACCTAAGGAGCATCAATAGGTATTGAGTTTCTAAGAGTATGTTTTTTACACTTTAGATGGGTTTAgagtgtgtcaactctaattagaaAGGTAGTTAACTCAATTACTGTGAAATTGACTCTTTAGGAAATTTTTAAGGTATTGTGATATCTTGAAAATGCGAGTTAAtttttactcttgaagagtaaaaAGTGTATCAATCAAAATTTTGAAGTATTGAGCTTGATTAAATTGACATAAATAGGATAGAATTCAAAGGaatgtcaagttgagattttgatatttttctaaaggAGATAAGAGTAACTTAGGTTTATTTTGACTTAGCAATTTGTGGAAAACACTATGATAGGAAATCTAGATAGTTTTTCTTATCAATTATAATTGTCATACTTTTGTGTGccctatcacatatcatgacatcatatactacattcatatatttatgaaAATATTATATGTCGTGTCATATATACATAATTTAACTATGATAATTTTTCTTTTGGAAATatgtattttgatgtatgtcataaccatttatcatgcattattttaaattccttgtaattaaggacaatgacataaaTTGACATTCTAGGTAGgatgatcaaaattaaaataccaAATAGAACTAAATGATCCCTTAGTTTgggaaaaatttattttacatctcacaaatactatAGAGTTGACTTGTATGCATATGAAGACATATttgatacaagtgagatgttataagtatgaataaaactcaaaatgttaatttaatttatctatttgagtttttagtttcatcaaaataaaTGAATTATGTAAAGTCCAATcatggggaaagctaatgtgcaagtcatgtgcatttagcccaaagatcatggttgaaaattatttttgaaaatgacttcaaaaatattttagaaaacttTAGTGAAGTTTATTTGTTGATAGTAATTACCATTGAGCAATTAGATACAAAGTAgagtgaaacattgaagttttcaataattttcaattttgtgtcattctttgaaaatgagaggtattttcatataaaactatttttccctaaTAGTATATGGCATAAATTATGTCTatatgaaatttcatgatttttagaaaatcGTATAATTATTTAAGAGTTTCTAAAATTTAGTctgaaattaatttagaaaatcagAAAGTCCAATCGATTATGCACTATTGCAAATCCATTGGGACACGCTGGAATCAATTGGTAGTGGACACTAATTGATTCAGACATGCTATAATCAATTAATAGTTGAAACCAATCGATTAGCAAGGTAGTCTTTGGCTTGAGTGGTCTGTTTTCAATCCATTAAGATACATTCAGTCAATTTAACCATCCATAACCATCTGAAGTACTTAGGTAagcatttaaggataattttcttgataaaaatagaaaatgaatggTTAAAAGAGACTAACTTAAAGTTAAGAAAGAGGTTTAGATTTAAGATTGAACTTTTAACCTCATAactctaattttaggattttctAAATGTTTAGGAACTCCATATCATTGTTGATGCAATAATAAAAGTTGGAGCATGCCTTGAAGGGGAGTTACACTCTAAATGAATgattatgataatttttttaacagaTTTATGCTTAAGGCTGAGCATTGAGGAAAATGGAAGGGTATGAGATATTCATTATGAAGTTTAAATGCGAAAAGGATCAATTTTGTAGAGAAGATTTTTGATGTGTGCCTAAAGAGAagaatatagggtttaagttaagaaaccctcattcatgctctGACATGGGATGAAAATGGAAATTGGGTTAATGGTTTAGCATAACATAAACAtgttgttaaacatcaaaaaggagaagattattgatgcaatcgtcctcaagtcaaggttgactaggttgactaaacttgagatTGACTCGAGTTTGACTTTcaatgtttaacaatatatgagagagaagtcaagtatgtcaagaGGTGACTGAATACTTTTCTAAAAAAGttctaactaaaggttagacaacggaaagtcctaactagaggttaggcgatAGTAAAGCCCTAGTTGGGAATCAGGCAGTGGAAGTCCTAGCGGGGCTAGGTAGTGAAGACCTAGTTGaaaactaggcaatggaagtcctagcggtattaggtaaaggaaagtcctaactgcgttTAGGTAAGGAAAAGCGCTAACTGAGATTAGGTAGGGTGGAAGTCTACCAAATGCCTAGTACTGACTGAGattaggcaagagaaaaatccaagtggatcaaagaggaccacacttggtgatcgaaaatcCAATAGAAAGTTGGtaaggagaaagtccaagtgagccaaacgatgatcggacacttggtaatTGGAAGTCAAACGGAAGTTGataagggaaagtccaagtgggaggaccgaacacttggtgaaaaagtcccaACAAATCACAGTTGACCGAATGCTGGATGAGAGAATCATAGACTCGGATCAAGTGAGTTAGGGTTGAGTAATCAATtgaatcaatcgattagttgaatggTAATCAATTAGGTAGATCGACTTGCTCTGATCGATTAGGTAGAGTGTCTAATTGATTGGGAGTGTTTTGTGAAAATACTGTttgaccccgtggtagttttgatgtgatcaaccaagttggttaggtcctgctttgtgtttgatccctgcgtctaagtgtgtaggaacttaggagcgcaggaagtcgagcggaagacgcaactagcgagaaggacggcacgggaagggagccgacgagctcggtgtgtccgaaggacgagagagctgcgaaagagtacaccggtgggcgagaagaacgtgcacggtgttcgagggacgttaagccggggaggaagactgctcgaggagaaggccaggaattgggttcgggtgagccctattccggttggccgcaatcacccaaaagatcggagcgttgaaagtcaaagcgaagcaaagaagcaagctgaAATtcaagctgccagcttggaggtgcctccatcaggcttggaggcgcctccagcttgaaggcgccttcagccttgttgaaggcgccttcaacaggtcaaaatgatcgtttcgagctgcggataaagttttatctgttcacccattggaggtgccttggacctctattggaagcgccttggaccctcgagatcagatatTTAGAGGCTATTTaaaagcccctggagctaggaattcaagacaactcaagcaatcaatcgtgtagtcattcctagcaatagttctaagcttccaaagtgtaaaaggcttctccgccttcagtaaaggagattttttttagtgcgcttctcattgccctggattaacaacctccttggttgtaaccaagttaaattcttgttccttttctgtttactgctttattactttactgctttatttactattgcactaattgagttgaaagcacgaggagggtatagtttatttttgattttagcaattcacccccctcttgtcggcctccgctgcacctacaattggtatcagagccagaccgcctcagaaggactaacagtcgactgaagcacaacgatcaagactatggccggagcaaatatttatcccccgaagttcgacggagacttcgccacatggaagcgcaaaatggaggtattttttaaaaccgaatttggcATTctcttaataatgaaatatggctatgtagTTTCGAAAGATaaggaagaaaacacatggagcaagaaggagcaagctgatttcgtcgccaacggaaaggttgatttccatctactcagtgtactgccacctcaggaggtaaatcggatcggaagctacgactccgcgaaagatctgggagaaattcctggagcttcacaaaggtacctctgaagcgaagctagccagacgcgacatcctccggacccagttaacgaatctccggatgaaccaaggcgagaaggtagcgcaactccaagcgaggatcaaagagctgatcacgcaactcaacaaccttggagaagaagtaacgaaccgggactctgtCCGGTacgtgctcaacgccttcccgagaactcccgtgtgggcttccttagtatatgcgtactacatctctaaggacttcgagataagtactttagaacaattgttttctacttttgaacttcacgaatcttgagTTGCAGAGCCTAATAGAgtggagaagaccagtcagaacattgccttaaaggcaaaaataaacgattctgactcagaagcctcggtcgacgaatccgaagcggcactactggtaagacgcttcaataaattttttaatactaataagtttagatcgcagaggcatcaacgaaagaaaaggacgattcgttgctacaactgcaacgaagaagggtacatcaaggaggactgtccaaaattgaagagcaaacagaaggataaggaaaggagcaagaatccagctcgacccaaatacaacctaaaggccacgtgggatgattcgtcgtcctccgaatcagaagtcgaaaaattctcgggactagcactgatggtcgaccatcagctagaagaaacgtctagctcagagatgagcatctataaagggggaggaacatcagaagaagaaagcagcagtgaagggggagcgtcaccagatcaggtaagtaaggtacgcaatctaaccccgactcagtcttttaaatttatcaagtctctgtccaaagaattagatcaattagaaaaagaaaatgctgaattaaataatatcttagataaatttaaatcagaaaatgaaagtttaaaattagaaattaaaaaattgaaatttgctgcatgcttaaatcatTTTCCAAAATCAAGGATTTATGGtagattaaattggtacattagaaaccatcagggtcaacttagaaaagtgcccaagtattatgtaccccctaaatttttgactaatcctgtaggaaggaaccttttttggattccaaaatctttgctggtttaaatttctcttttagttaaaagcttacagtgagaaaattaaacattaaaattcttttggaagctttgtctaaggaagtgactattgctccaataaccaagaaggcctagtgcctcaccacgacctggaagctgaaatatcgaaataaaaatgtttaattaactttctaataaaagcattaaaattagaattaaataatgctttgaaaagttttttaaacattttcttagaaattctttaattttttttattatctagaAAAATGATTCTTGaaagtttacttagaatttttttttggataattcaaaatttctttttacttagaaatttttttaaagttcaaaattttcatttgacttggaaatttttttcccaaaaattaattcttcttagaaatttttttcccccttggattttttttttttttagaaattcattttacttagaacattttttaaaattaatatttacttagaaaatttatggaaaattcaaacaaaacaaaATTTTCTTTGACTTAAAGATTTTTCTAACTTTTTATAACATAACACTTTATGCTAAACACTTTTTATCAccccatttttgttgtgatcaaaggaggagagaaatGTTACAAGTTAAGgagaaaggtacaagttaagggggagttagaaagtttaaaattttaatattttttctaaaatgtgttgcaattttatttattgcaaaatttatgttttacatgctagtttagtaattttttctttaaaattactttt from Zingiber officinale cultivar Zhangliang chromosome 4A, Zo_v1.1, whole genome shotgun sequence includes the following:
- the LOC121969474 gene encoding COBRA-like protein 4, translating into MAMNAKDEQMRWRCSLRTSNYLLSLLVIVLMFSVAEAYDPLDPTGNITIKWDVISWTADGYVAVVTMNNFQMYRHIMSPGWTLGWTWAKKEVIWSMVGAQATEQGDCSKFKGGSPHCCKKTPTILDMLPGVPYNQQIANCCKGGVVASYGQDPAAAVSSFQVSVGLSGTSNKTVKLPQNFTLLGPGPGYTCGPAKIVPPTTFFTPDHRRKTQALMTWNVTCTYSQFLASKHPSCCVSFSSFYNDTIIPCSSCACGCETKTCIKSNSNQLNSPGINTPKKDNSPLLQCTHHMCPIRIHWHVKLNYKDYWRAKIAITNFNYRLNYTQWTLVVQHPNLDNITEVFSFDYKPLLPYGNINDTGMLYGMKFYNDLLMQAGAYGNVQSELLLRKDERTFTFKNGWAFPRKVYFNGDECKLPPPDAYPHLPNSSPVTAQLADLQHQLAPAVLALLLIFLSW
- the LOC121969475 gene encoding uncharacterized protein LOC121969475, with translation MDPPLNRSAAEVEEDEWDTDGFVIPSLTIEDPDFANANVPAVTDPIPPVTTTKEAEKIYLGPHGAPPQAKQQDSNPASRKQRFKHKLREADRRHSGTGRENKIESLQQLVGSKVSSGSMPKSSPRGWLDPHCHESLFEKHH